The following coding sequences lie in one Megalodesulfovibrio gigas DSM 1382 = ATCC 19364 genomic window:
- the qmoC gene encoding quinone-interacting membrane-bound oxidoreductase complex subunit QmoC, translated as MTTMPRITPDLEFIKELQAVGGESVKKCYQCATCSVACPISPSGNPYPRKEMIWAQWGLKDRLLTDIDVWLCHNCGTCSDLCPRGANPGDILAAIRNMTYRNLVGPSFMGKLMSSAKGLPVLVGIPAVLFLAIWIIVATIKGTAFPLEGGDVVFGSLFPGDYTIDPIFMVVFFFMVFKFYSGVKKLLKSFAPEGGVVYLGGKKPNPIRVLVELFLDEILPHKKFSDCGGFTLRRIGHLCTIFGFIALATVTGVVAAGHWGPVFLEPLGIHIHGIHTPMSQFNPVKLLANIGALLLVVGLVGLTVSRVLKDKAKHASTFYDWYLLGVIWVVFLTGMGSQLLRLANIKYLAYPVYYLHLVSVFMLIAYLPWSKLGHMVYRTAALAYARYLGRKAV; from the coding sequence ATGACCACCATGCCTCGCATCACCCCCGACCTGGAGTTCATCAAAGAACTGCAGGCCGTCGGCGGGGAGTCGGTCAAGAAGTGCTATCAGTGCGCCACGTGCAGTGTGGCCTGCCCCATTTCGCCCAGCGGGAATCCGTATCCCCGCAAGGAAATGATCTGGGCGCAGTGGGGCCTGAAGGATCGGCTGCTCACGGATATCGACGTCTGGCTGTGCCACAACTGCGGCACCTGCTCGGACCTCTGCCCCCGTGGCGCCAATCCCGGCGACATCCTGGCCGCCATCCGTAACATGACGTACCGCAACCTCGTGGGCCCGTCCTTCATGGGCAAGCTCATGAGCTCGGCCAAGGGGCTGCCGGTGCTTGTTGGCATCCCGGCCGTGCTGTTCCTGGCCATCTGGATTATCGTTGCCACCATCAAAGGCACCGCCTTCCCCCTGGAAGGCGGTGACGTGGTGTTCGGGTCGCTCTTCCCGGGCGACTACACCATCGACCCCATCTTCATGGTGGTGTTCTTCTTCATGGTCTTCAAGTTCTACAGCGGGGTGAAAAAGCTCCTCAAGAGCTTTGCCCCGGAAGGCGGGGTGGTGTACCTGGGCGGTAAAAAGCCCAACCCCATCCGCGTGCTGGTGGAACTGTTCCTGGACGAGATTCTGCCGCACAAGAAGTTTAGCGACTGCGGCGGCTTCACCCTGCGCCGCATTGGCCACTTGTGCACGATCTTCGGCTTCATCGCCCTGGCCACCGTCACCGGCGTGGTGGCGGCAGGCCACTGGGGCCCGGTGTTCCTGGAGCCGCTGGGGATTCACATCCACGGCATCCACACGCCCATGTCTCAGTTCAACCCGGTGAAACTGCTGGCCAACATCGGCGCGCTGCTGCTCGTCGTGGGCCTTGTGGGCCTCACCGTGAGCCGCGTCCTCAAGGACAAGGCCAAGCATGCATCCACCTTCTATGACTGGTACCTGCTGGGCGTCATCTGGGTGGTGTTCCTGACGGGCATGGGCAGCCAGTTGCTGCGCCTGGCCAACATCAAGTACCTGGCGTACCCCGTGTACTACCTGCACTTGGTGTCGGTGTTCATGCTCATCGCCTATCTGCCCTGGTCCAAGCTGGGCCACATGGTGTACCGGACGGCGGCGCTGGCATACGCTCGTTACCTGGGCCGCAAGGCTGTCTAA
- a CDS encoding hydrogenase iron-sulfur subunit, protein MPEKIGVYFDKSCLGAALDVEALTEFVEKKWGSVVAKVESHAILASDSGRALIQKDLDDGETDAVLVCGASPRYDSEFYRFGPNVLVERCNLRELCILPYMNPDGSYAPAGEEGPELMMQMARDYISMSMVKLKQMKVPQPELFETTKTILVLGGGWTGLHAALNSAAAGYDVVLLERADKLGGAALNMLKTVPLKYPHTTAHATGIEEKVAAVEANAKIAVKLKSELTKLSGMPGAFVATIKGPAGETTVNVGSVVLATGWVAQDTKYVECLGYGKIKDVVTTGEFEKMAKAGALKRPSNGAPAKKVAFILNPKKCEPAGPIYKTLAECNLSAEAAAGGDPKGEVEVSEIKQQQWEGYQHLPMATAVNSLVALKQAGYVTDANPSDGIAYVFYDSMIVQGVHERFYKAAQDNPGVMMTKAEIADVVEEDGGVVVKATNTLLGHDLEVLVDLVVVPTGMVPTTAKEPVLHFDYRQGPTFPDLALFEGFCDSNYICFPYETRRTGVYAAGAVRQPMMLDAAEEDAAGATLKAIQSIESANRGVAVHPRAGDQSYPVFNFVRCTQCKRCTEECPFGALDDDEKGTPKPNFSRCRRCGTCMGACPERVISFDTYGIGMMSDMVKQYTIPDDINNGGPRVLIMACENDAYPALDMAARRGLHWSPYVRIMPVRCLGSVNAIWIKDAMSRGTDGVVLLGCKYGDDYQCHFVKGSEICNRRKENIAETLKQLGIEPERVEQYEIAIDEYDKVPGLIEDFLKLVMKLGPNPFKGY, encoded by the coding sequence ATGCCCGAGAAGATTGGCGTCTACTTTGACAAATCCTGCCTTGGCGCAGCGCTGGACGTGGAAGCGTTGACCGAGTTTGTGGAAAAGAAGTGGGGCAGTGTGGTGGCCAAGGTGGAAAGCCACGCCATCCTGGCCAGCGACTCCGGTCGCGCCCTCATTCAAAAAGATCTGGACGATGGCGAGACGGACGCCGTGCTCGTCTGCGGCGCGTCCCCCCGCTACGACTCGGAATTCTATCGCTTCGGCCCCAACGTGCTGGTGGAACGCTGCAACCTGCGCGAACTCTGCATCCTGCCGTACATGAATCCTGACGGCTCCTATGCCCCTGCTGGCGAGGAAGGCCCCGAGCTGATGATGCAGATGGCCAGGGACTACATCAGCATGTCCATGGTCAAGCTGAAGCAGATGAAGGTGCCCCAGCCCGAACTGTTCGAAACCACCAAGACCATCCTGGTCCTGGGCGGCGGCTGGACCGGCCTGCATGCAGCCCTGAACAGCGCGGCCGCAGGCTACGACGTGGTGCTCCTGGAACGCGCGGACAAGCTGGGCGGCGCGGCCTTGAACATGCTCAAGACCGTCCCCCTCAAGTACCCGCATACCACGGCGCATGCCACCGGCATTGAAGAAAAAGTTGCCGCTGTGGAAGCCAATGCCAAGATTGCCGTCAAGCTCAAGAGCGAGCTGACCAAGCTCTCCGGCATGCCCGGCGCCTTTGTGGCCACCATCAAGGGCCCGGCCGGGGAAACCACGGTGAACGTGGGCTCCGTGGTGCTGGCCACCGGCTGGGTGGCGCAGGACACCAAGTATGTGGAATGCCTGGGCTACGGCAAGATCAAGGACGTGGTGACCACCGGCGAGTTCGAAAAGATGGCCAAGGCCGGGGCACTCAAGCGCCCCAGCAACGGCGCGCCAGCCAAGAAGGTGGCCTTCATCCTCAATCCCAAAAAGTGCGAGCCTGCCGGCCCCATCTACAAAACCCTTGCCGAGTGCAACCTCTCTGCCGAGGCGGCCGCCGGTGGCGACCCCAAGGGCGAAGTGGAAGTCTCCGAAATCAAGCAACAGCAGTGGGAAGGCTATCAGCACCTGCCCATGGCCACTGCCGTGAACAGCCTCGTGGCCCTCAAGCAGGCTGGCTACGTGACCGACGCCAACCCCTCGGACGGCATCGCCTACGTCTTCTATGACTCCATGATCGTCCAGGGCGTGCACGAGCGGTTCTACAAGGCCGCCCAGGACAATCCCGGCGTGATGATGACCAAGGCCGAAATCGCCGACGTGGTGGAAGAAGACGGCGGCGTGGTGGTCAAGGCCACCAACACCCTGCTGGGTCATGACCTGGAAGTGCTGGTGGATCTGGTGGTCGTGCCCACGGGCATGGTGCCCACCACGGCCAAGGAGCCGGTGCTGCACTTCGATTATCGCCAGGGTCCCACCTTCCCGGATCTGGCCCTCTTCGAAGGCTTCTGCGATTCCAACTACATCTGCTTCCCGTACGAAACCCGCCGCACCGGCGTGTACGCTGCGGGCGCGGTGCGTCAGCCCATGATGCTGGACGCCGCCGAGGAAGACGCCGCCGGCGCCACCCTCAAGGCCATCCAGTCCATCGAAAGCGCCAACCGCGGCGTGGCCGTGCATCCCCGGGCTGGCGACCAGAGCTACCCGGTGTTCAACTTCGTGCGCTGCACCCAGTGCAAACGCTGCACCGAGGAATGCCCCTTCGGCGCCTTGGATGACGACGAAAAAGGCACGCCCAAGCCCAACTTCAGCCGCTGCCGCCGTTGTGGCACCTGCATGGGCGCCTGTCCGGAACGCGTCATCAGCTTCGATACCTACGGCATCGGCATGATGTCCGACATGGTCAAGCAGTACACCATCCCGGACGACATCAACAATGGCGGTCCTCGCGTGCTCATCATGGCCTGCGAAAACGACGCCTACCCCGCCCTGGATATGGCGGCCCGTCGTGGCCTGCACTGGAGCCCTTACGTGCGCATTATGCCCGTGCGGTGCCTGGGTTCCGTGAACGCCATCTGGATCAAGGACGCCATGAGCCGCGGCACCGATGGTGTGGTGCTCCTGGGCTGCAAATACGGCGACGACTATCAGTGCCACTTCGTCAAGGGCTCTGAAATCTGCAACCGCCGCAAGGAAAACATCGCCGAGACGCTGAAGCAGCTCGGCATCGAACCCGAGCGCGTGGAGCAGTACGAAATCGCCATCGACGAATACGACAAGGTGCCCGGCCTCATCGAAGACTTCCTCAAGCTGGTCATGAAGCTTGGCCCCAACCCCTTCAAGGGCTACTAA
- a CDS encoding CoB--CoM heterodisulfide reductase iron-sulfur subunit A family protein: MSQAILVVGGGFSGITAALEAAEVGYDVYIVEKGPYLGGRVMQLNKYFPKLCPPSCGLEIQYQRIKNNPRVKFFTQAEVSKVAGGPGKYTVTVKLTPRHTAAANADLANLAESLSGQQQDSFNLGLAPRKPLFMDVPFAYPSRYVLDSTGLSDDDAKKLAKSPFINLNDSPKDIELEVGAIIIATGWKPYDVTRLSNLGAGSVPNCVSNMQLERLASPNGPTGGAITRPSDGKAPKKICFVQCAGSRDQNHLNFCSYICCMASLKQALYLREQYPDCECTVYYIDMRTPERYDKFLRRVRADEKINLVKGKVAGVAAGPGGDVIVEVEDAVSGIKKKLAYNMVVLATGMQPSLAEAKLPFDVPMDEDGFVIGGEERGIFVAGCAKKPLDVMKSAQSATGAAMKAINSVKGR; encoded by the coding sequence ATGTCACAAGCGATACTCGTAGTGGGGGGCGGCTTTAGCGGCATCACCGCCGCCCTTGAAGCCGCCGAAGTCGGCTACGACGTCTATATCGTCGAAAAAGGCCCGTATCTCGGCGGGCGCGTCATGCAACTCAACAAATATTTCCCCAAGCTGTGCCCCCCTTCCTGCGGCTTGGAAATCCAGTACCAGCGCATCAAGAACAATCCCCGGGTCAAGTTCTTCACGCAGGCCGAAGTCTCCAAGGTTGCCGGCGGCCCTGGCAAGTACACCGTCACGGTCAAGCTCACCCCGCGCCACACCGCCGCGGCCAACGCCGATCTGGCCAATCTGGCAGAGAGCCTCTCCGGCCAGCAGCAGGACAGCTTCAACCTGGGCCTGGCTCCCCGCAAGCCCCTGTTCATGGATGTCCCCTTCGCCTACCCCAGCCGGTACGTGCTCGATTCCACAGGGCTTTCTGATGATGACGCCAAGAAGCTCGCCAAGAGCCCGTTCATCAATCTGAACGACTCCCCCAAAGACATCGAACTCGAAGTCGGCGCCATCATCATCGCCACGGGCTGGAAGCCGTACGACGTGACCCGGCTGAGCAATCTGGGTGCCGGCTCCGTGCCCAACTGCGTTTCCAACATGCAGCTTGAGCGGCTGGCCTCCCCCAACGGCCCCACGGGCGGCGCCATCACCCGTCCTTCTGACGGCAAGGCTCCCAAAAAGATCTGCTTTGTGCAGTGCGCCGGCTCCCGGGATCAGAACCACTTGAATTTCTGTTCCTACATCTGCTGCATGGCCTCCCTCAAGCAGGCCCTGTACCTGCGCGAACAGTACCCTGACTGCGAATGCACGGTGTACTACATCGACATGCGCACCCCCGAACGCTACGACAAATTCCTGCGCCGCGTGCGCGCGGACGAGAAGATCAATCTCGTCAAGGGCAAGGTGGCCGGTGTGGCTGCCGGGCCGGGCGGCGATGTGATCGTGGAAGTGGAAGACGCCGTCAGCGGCATCAAGAAAAAGCTGGCGTACAACATGGTGGTGCTGGCCACGGGCATGCAGCCGAGCCTGGCCGAGGCAAAACTGCCTTTCGACGTGCCCATGGACGAGGACGGCTTTGTCATCGGCGGCGAGGAACGCGGCATCTTTGTGGCCGGGTGCGCCAAGAAGCCCCTCGATGTGATGAAATCCGCCCAGTCTGCCACGGGCGCGGCCATGAAAGCCATCAATTCGGTGAAGGGGAGGTAG
- the aprA gene encoding adenylyl-sulfate reductase subunit alpha, translated as MPKIPSKETPRGVAIAEPIIVEHSVDLLMVGGGMGNCGAAFEAVRWADKYAPEAKILLVDKASLERSGAVAQGLSAINTYLGDNNADDYVRMVRTDLMGLVREDLIYDLGRHVDDSVHLFEEWGLPVWIKDEHGHNLDGAQAKAAGKSLRNGDKPVRSGRWQIMINGESYKVIVAEAAKNALGQDRIIERIFIVKLLLDKNTPNRIAGAVGFNLRANEVHIFKANAMVVACGGAVNVYRPRSVGEGMGRAWYPVWNAGSTYTMCAQVGAEMTMMENRFVPARFKDGYGPVGAWFLLFKAKATNCKGEDYCATNRAMLKPYEERGYAKGHVIPTCLRNHMMLREMREGRGPIYMDTKTALQTSFATMSPAQQKHLEAEAWEDFLDMCVGQANLWAATNCAPEERGSEIMPTEPYLLGSHSGCCGIWASGPDEAWVPEDYKVRAANGKVYNRMTTVEGLWTCADGVGASGHKFSSGSHAEGRIVGKQMVRWYLDHKDFKPEFVETAEELKTLIYRPYYNYEKGKGASTCPVVNPEYISPKNFMMRLIKCTDEYGGGVGTYYNTSKALLDTGFWLMEMLEEDSLKLAARDLHELLRCWENYHRLWTVRLHMQHIAFREESRYPGFYYRADFLGLDDSKWKCFVNSKYDPAKKETKIFKKPYYQIIPTDA; from the coding sequence ATGCCTAAGATTCCGTCTAAAGAGACCCCCCGCGGTGTGGCTATTGCCGAACCGATCATCGTCGAGCACAGCGTTGACCTGCTGATGGTCGGCGGCGGCATGGGCAACTGCGGCGCTGCTTTCGAAGCTGTGCGCTGGGCTGACAAGTACGCCCCTGAAGCCAAGATCCTGCTGGTGGACAAAGCCTCCCTCGAGCGTTCCGGCGCCGTGGCCCAGGGCCTCTCCGCCATCAACACCTACCTTGGCGACAACAACGCCGACGACTACGTCCGCATGGTCCGCACCGACCTGATGGGCCTCGTCCGCGAAGACCTCATCTATGACCTGGGCCGCCACGTTGACGACTCCGTGCATCTGTTCGAAGAATGGGGTCTGCCCGTGTGGATCAAGGACGAGCACGGCCACAACCTGGACGGCGCTCAGGCCAAGGCTGCCGGCAAGAGCCTGCGCAACGGCGACAAGCCCGTGCGTTCCGGCCGCTGGCAGATCATGATCAACGGCGAATCCTACAAGGTCATCGTCGCTGAAGCTGCCAAGAACGCCCTGGGTCAGGACCGCATCATCGAGCGTATCTTCATCGTGAAGCTGCTCCTCGACAAGAACACCCCCAACCGCATCGCTGGCGCCGTGGGCTTCAACCTGCGTGCCAACGAAGTGCACATCTTCAAAGCCAACGCCATGGTCGTCGCCTGCGGCGGCGCGGTGAACGTGTACCGTCCCCGCTCCGTTGGTGAAGGCATGGGTCGCGCCTGGTACCCCGTGTGGAACGCCGGCTCCACCTACACCATGTGCGCTCAGGTCGGCGCTGAAATGACCATGATGGAAAACCGCTTCGTGCCCGCCCGCTTCAAGGACGGTTACGGTCCGGTCGGCGCCTGGTTCCTGCTCTTCAAGGCCAAGGCGACCAACTGCAAGGGTGAAGACTACTGCGCCACCAACCGTGCCATGCTCAAGCCTTACGAAGAGCGCGGCTACGCCAAGGGCCACGTCATCCCCACCTGCCTGCGCAACCACATGATGCTGCGTGAAATGCGCGAAGGCCGCGGTCCCATTTACATGGACACCAAGACCGCCCTGCAGACCTCCTTCGCCACCATGTCTCCTGCCCAGCAGAAGCACCTCGAAGCTGAAGCCTGGGAAGACTTCCTCGACATGTGCGTGGGCCAGGCCAACCTGTGGGCTGCCACCAACTGCGCTCCTGAAGAACGCGGTTCCGAAATCATGCCCACCGAGCCTTACCTGCTCGGCTCCCACTCCGGCTGCTGCGGCATCTGGGCTTCCGGTCCCGACGAAGCCTGGGTTCCCGAAGACTACAAGGTGCGCGCTGCCAACGGCAAGGTCTACAACCGTATGACCACCGTGGAAGGCCTGTGGACCTGCGCTGACGGCGTTGGCGCTTCCGGCCACAAGTTCTCCTCCGGCTCCCATGCTGAAGGCCGCATCGTCGGCAAGCAGATGGTTCGTTGGTACCTCGACCATAAGGACTTCAAGCCCGAATTCGTCGAAACTGCCGAAGAACTGAAGACCCTGATCTACCGTCCTTACTACAACTACGAAAAGGGCAAGGGCGCTTCCACCTGCCCCGTGGTGAACCCCGAGTACATCAGCCCCAAGAACTTCATGATGCGGCTGATCAAGTGCACGGACGAATACGGCGGTGGTGTGGGCACGTACTACAACACCTCCAAGGCCCTTCTGGACACGGGCTTCTGGCTGATGGAAATGCTGGAAGAAGACAGCCTCAAGCTGGCTGCCCGCGACCTGCACGAACTGCTGCGCTGCTGGGAAAACTACCACCGCCTGTGGACCGTGCGCCTGCACATGCAGCACATCGCCTTCCGTGAAGAATCCCGCTACCCCGGCTTCTACTATCGTGCGGACTTCCTGGGCCTGGACGACTCCAAGTGGAAGTGCTTCGTGAACTCGAAGTACGATCCGGCCAAGAAAGAAACCAAGATCTTCAAGAAGCCCTACTACCAGATCATTCCCACCGACGCCTAA
- the aprB gene encoding adenylyl-sulfate reductase subunit beta, whose amino-acid sequence MPTFVDPSKCDGCKGGEKTACMYICPNDLMILDPEEMKAFNQEPEACWECYSCIKICPQGAITARPYADFAPMGGTCIPLRGSEDIMWTIKFRNGSVKRFKFPIRTTPEGSIKPFEGKPEAGDLENELLFTETALTVPQVALGQKAQIADAETSQCWFDLPCEGGNR is encoded by the coding sequence ATGCCTACGTTCGTGGATCCGTCCAAGTGCGATGGCTGCAAGGGCGGCGAAAAGACCGCATGCATGTACATCTGCCCCAACGACCTGATGATTCTGGACCCCGAAGAGATGAAGGCGTTCAACCAGGAGCCCGAAGCTTGCTGGGAGTGCTACTCCTGCATCAAGATCTGCCCCCAGGGCGCCATCACTGCCCGCCCCTACGCTGACTTTGCTCCCATGGGCGGCACCTGTATCCCCCTGCGTGGGTCCGAAGACATCATGTGGACCATCAAGTTCCGCAATGGTTCCGTGAAGCGCTTCAAGTTCCCCATCCGCACCACGCCTGAAGGCTCCATCAAGCCCTTCGAAGGCAAGCCTGAAGCTGGCGACCTGGAAAACGAACTGCTCTTCACCGAGACTGCCCTGACCGTTCCCCAGGTGGCTCTCGGCCAGAAGGCGCAGATCGCCGACGCCGAAACCTCCCAGTGCTGGTTCGACCTGCCCTGCGAAGGCGGCAACCGCTAG